One genomic segment of Epinephelus fuscoguttatus linkage group LG19, E.fuscoguttatus.final_Chr_v1 includes these proteins:
- the LOC125879927 gene encoding epithelial membrane protein 2-like produces the protein MLILLAAIFVVHIIGIILLLVATIDNAWWMTDTISTDVWARWEYIGGVWNYTDLPTDSHYPQDYLQAVQASSVLACIFSILGIFVFVAQLFTLPKGERFTISGVFQLLACLCIMIAASIYTDRFNINEKFGWYGHCYILAWISFALTFISSITYFVLRKKTA, from the exons ATGCTGATCCTCCTCGCTGCCATCTTTGTCGTTCACATCATCggcatcatcctcctcctggtGGCCACCATCGACAAT GCCTGGTGGATGACCGACACCATTTCCACTGATGTGTGGGCCCGGTGGGAATACATTGGCGGAGTGTGGAACTACACTGATCTTCCCACTGATTCACACTACCCTCAGG ACTACCTCCAGGCGGTGCAGGCCAGCTCAGTGCTCGCTTGTATATTCTCCATCCTGGGCATCTTTGTGTTTGTGGCTCAGCTCTTCACCCTCCCGAAAGGAGAGAGGTTCACCATCTCCGGCGTCTTCCAGCTCCTCGCCT GCCTGTGCATCATGATCGCAGCCTCCATCTACACAGACCGCTTCAACATCAACGAGAAGTTCGGCTGGTATGGCCACTGCTACATCCTGGCATGGATCTCCTTCGCTCTCACGTTCATCTCCTCCATCACTTACTTTGTCTTACGCAAGAAAACTGCGTGA